The sequence TGTTGAAAGTACAAAAGGGCCAATTTGAAATGCCTGATGACGCCGAAATTTCCAGAGATGCACAAGATCTCATCGGTAAGATCCTCGTCGTAGACCCCTCgcaaagaataaaaataagagaCATTCTCGGTCATCCACtgctaaaaaaatatcaaaccATCAAGGATTCTAAAAGTATCAAAGATTTACCTCGTGAAAATACTTACCTATATCCGCTCGCTGACGTGGATAACCATACTAGTGCCTCCATCGATGATTCGATTCTACAAAACCTGGTAGTGCTGTGGCACGGTAGACCCACTGAGGCAATCGTGACtaaattgaaagagaacGGAACCAATAgagaaaaagttttatatGCCTTACTTTACCGTTTCAAACTGGAATCTGTGAGGGGATCGAATAAGAAGAGCCGTAAcaagacaaagaaaaaaaaaaaaaataaaagatttagcactttttcttcatcgtcatcgccgtcattattattgaacAAGCGCAGTCTAGAATCTACGCCACGCAAACGTACATCCAAAAGGCATTCCAGGAAATTCTCGTCTAGCAGAAAGAGGTCGTCCTTTATACTGCCCTCCAATCCTACCGACAGTTCTCTAATACCCTTGAGGAGTAGCAAAAGAATTGCACATGCCAATGTAACGTCTGGAACTACCCAGGCAGTACCGGTTAGTATCCTCAATCCTTACAAGAGAAATTCTAAGCGGTCAAGCAAAAGATTATCTTACATGCCCAATTTAAAAAGAGGCTCCGTAACGTCAAAATTGGTATCAAATTTTACTAACCTAatagatgaagatgattgGGAATACATTGAAAAGGATGCAAAGCGAACAAGTTCCAATTTTGCTACATTGATTGATGAAATATTCGAgcctgaaaaatttgaattggcaaaaagagaaaaagcagaacttcaaagaaaagtacAGGAGGCAAAGAGGAATGAGTCACTAAATGCGCAGACGAACAACGAAAACGATGTTGGACCCGAAATATCTGATGGAATGAAagagttgaagaaaataaatgacAAGGTGTCATCCCCGTTAATAAACTACGAATTTTCACAACAAGAACTACTACAAGATATAGATACCTTACTCACCAACCGTTACCAGCTCTCCTCATATACTAGACCTATTTCGAGACTGGATCCCGGTTTAATGCCTGTTACTAAGACAGTTCCTCATAACatacaagaaaaaacagCCCTGCTACAGGATActgaaaggaaaataatagaAACCATACGCAGATCCAAATTTTTAGGATCGTTACTGAATGTTAGAGGGGGGCTATCCCCAGACAACAATGAATTGGCACCTATTGAAGAGTCACCCATAATTTCAACGACACCACTAATGTTTGATgatcaaagaaaaccttGCAGGATATCCGATGTCGAAGTCCCACATTTCACTAGGAAATCGAAACATTTCACTACTGCTAATAATCGGCGCTCTGTTTTATCTTTATATGCGAAGGCTTCAATCAAGGACTTCAACCAGTTTTTAACAAACGGAGATCCTGATTCCCCTCCACGAAGAAGCACTGATAATGACAGTGAGAGTAAAGAACCTGATATAACCGAAGACGTTGCTGATGCAAAAAATATCGAacatgatgaaaatgatagtAGGTATAGTGGTAGTATGAATAATGATGGTATATTACGTGATGCTCCTCAAGGCGTTGACATACCACAAGAGTACGACATGAATGGCAAAAATCCAACCCAATCTCCAATATCAAAAAGTACAGAGCCTACCCCGGTGGTGAAACTTCCATCTTTGAGTTCGTTTCAAGGGAAGAACGCCAGCGGGCTAGGTCTATACCAAAGGGAGCCTTCCAAAATATCCTTGCCGAGCTTTACTACTAGTATCAGCAACGTCGATGAAGGCATAGAGGATCAGGCGGAAAAGGgaaataaagaagacaaaatcGCCGCTAGCCCAATAAATGATGACATGAACGAAGATGACGTGAACGAAAATAATGACAAGGAGAATGCTCCCAATAcgataaaaaaatcttctaaCGGTgcattcttgaaaaaattctcaaAAGGTAAGATCTTAGAACTTGAAATACATGCCAAAATACCCGAAAAAAGACTGTACGAGGGCCTACGTAGACTATTAGAAGGCTGGAAGCAATATGGGTTGAAAACCCTGGGGTTTAACTACACCGATATGATCATAACAGGAAAATTGGCAAATGAaagtattttatttttacgTTCCACGCTTTTTGAAATAATGGTTTTACCAAATGGAGACAGTCGAAGCCTAAttaaattcaataaaaaaacaggTTCCACCAAAACACTGACGAAGCTTGCCACCGAAATCCAAATTATCttacaaaaagaaggtGTTTTGgacaaataataaaaaagggaTAATCGATCCCCTTATGGACATTACAATATAAGACCCTTATAGAAttaatatatgtatatatgtaacCACAAAAAAACTCTAATTTTTTAAGTTTTTCGATACTGATCAACAATTTCCAGATAtcatcaaatatttcaattgctggaaaaaaagaactcCGATACGGGGAGTCGAACCCCGGTCTCCACGGTGAAAGCGTGATGTGATAGCCGTTACACTATATCGGATTATAAATTGTTAGAATGTTTATTATTGAATAGATAATACCGGAGTGTCTTTGCAGTCCTAAAAGAACGCTTCTTGCGACGTATCTTGTTGTTGAGCGTTGGAACTAGTAGTAATTAAGAGTGCCATGAGTTGCTATGGTAACAATTTAAACGCTTACGTCGTATATTAATGTACACCTCGTATACGTTTAAGTGTGATTGCACCTATTGCAAAAGGAATGTTAAACGAGAAGCTCAGACAATACTGAAGCTGAGTTAAAGATCTATTAGTTGAACATGATATGGTAGGTACATATATGAGGAATATGAGTCATCACATCAATGTATATTAACTACCGGAATCACTATTATATTGGCCATAATTAATATGACCAATCGGCGTGTGTTTATATACCTCTCTTATATAGTAAAATAATATGCATACttaattcttcattaatactATTATTAATCTCTAATTATCAACATTGAGAAATAGATGAATAATTGGATAATggttgggattccattgttgctaGAGGCTATGAtataggtatacagaatatactagaagttctcctcaAGGATCttggaatccacaaaaaTGCgtcgataattctacataataatattactatttcttcttccgtttcatatgttgtcattcattatgctattacattatcaatccttgcgtCCCAGCCTTCACTAATTTGctgactgtttctcaatatttatgtcatcttcttacaccgcatcTGATATTATACTACTtaatagatgatattagaatttcattccaacactatataagatctgaatctaactaAAGGGCGGAAGGGCGGAATCTCGGATACAAACTAAAtgttcaggtatttatatCTTTCGGGTGCTTCATCTAAGCACCCTCCGC comes from Saccharomyces paradoxus chromosome III, complete sequence and encodes:
- the KCC4 gene encoding serine/threonine protein kinase (Protein kinase of the bud neck involved in the septin checkpoint~similar to YCL024W), producing MTVANTETYPAGKPSSTIGPWKLGETLGFGSTGKVQLAQHERTGQRTAVKVISKSIFKNKGHHGNDDSVLPYNIEREIVIMKLLSHPNVLSLYDVWETNNNLYLILEYAEKGELFNLLVDHGPLPEREAIKCFKQIIIGVSYCHALGIVHRDLKPENLLLDSFYNIKIADFGMAALQTDADLLETSCGSPHYAAPEIVSGLPYEGFASDVWSCGVILFALLTGRLPFDEENGNVRDLLLKVQKGQFEMPDDAEISRDAQDLIGKILVVDPSQRIKIRDILGHPLLKKYQTIKDSKSIKDLPRENTYLYPLADVDNHTSASIDDSILQNLVVLWHGRPTEAIVTKLKENGTNREKVLYALLYRFKLESVRGSNKKSRNKTKKKKKNKRFSTFSSSSSPSLLLNKRSLESTPRKRTSKRHSRKFSSSRKRSSFILPSNPTDSSLIPLRSSKRIAHANVTSGTTQAVPVSILNPYKRNSKRSSKRLSYMPNLKRGSVTSKLVSNFTNLIDEDDWEYIEKDAKRTSSNFATLIDEIFEPEKFELAKREKAELQRKVQEAKRNESLNAQTNNENDVGPEISDGMKELKKINDKVSSPLINYEFSQQELLQDIDTLLTNRYQLSSYTRPISRLDPGLMPVTKTVPHNIQEKTALLQDTERKIIETIRRSKFLGSLLNVRGGLSPDNNELAPIEESPIISTTPLMFDDQRKPCRISDVEVPHFTRKSKHFTTANNRRSVLSLYAKASIKDFNQFLTNGDPDSPPRRSTDNDSESKEPDITEDVADAKNIEHDENDSRYSGSMNNDGILRDAPQGVDIPQEYDMNGKNPTQSPISKSTEPTPVVKLPSLSSFQGKNASGLGLYQREPSKISLPSFTTSISNVDEGIEDQAEKGNKEDKIAASPINDDMNEDDVNENNDKENAPNTIKKSSNGAFLKKFSKGKILELEIHAKIPEKRLYEGLRRLLEGWKQYGLKTLGFNYTDMIITGKLANESILFLRSTLFEIMVLPNGDSRSLIKFNKKTGSTKTLTKLATEIQIILQKEGVLDK